One Elusimicrobiales bacterium genomic region harbors:
- a CDS encoding UDP-glucose/GDP-mannose dehydrogenase family protein, with translation MKQINICVVGTGYVGLVTGACLAEAGHRVVCVDSDKSKISALKKGKIPFYEPGLGEIVLRNAKAGRLFFLGSISEAMNYKGHAAQVVFIAVGTPPRSDGSADLSFVERVAQETAAHMRGYTVIAEKSTVPVETGEWVIKTVSRFAPKGVEFDIVSNPEFLSEGRAVEDFMKPDRVVVGVSSPRAAEVMKAVYAPFKCPVLITDVKSAELIKHASNSLLAAKISFINSVANVCERTGANVEDVARGMGMDRRIGPHFLRAGIGFGGFCFPKDLEAFYWISKQKGYDFELLRAVKDVNEDQKLWPVRRAEEELWNLGGKTVALLGLAFKPDTDDMRFAPSIDIIRALHERGAKVRACDPVAQANAAKVIKGVKFCKDAYDCARGADCLMVITEWAQFRELDLKKLRAALRHPVVIDGRNIFDPDKMRALGFVCRSVGRK, from the coding sequence ATGAAACAGATAAATATCTGCGTTGTGGGAACGGGTTATGTGGGGCTGGTTACGGGGGCATGCCTTGCCGAGGCGGGGCACAGAGTGGTTTGCGTGGACTCGGACAAGTCCAAGATTTCCGCGCTCAAAAAAGGAAAAATCCCATTTTACGAGCCGGGGCTGGGCGAGATAGTCCTGCGCAACGCCAAAGCCGGGCGGCTGTTTTTCCTGGGCTCCATATCCGAGGCCATGAATTACAAAGGCCATGCGGCGCAGGTGGTGTTTATCGCGGTGGGGACGCCGCCGCGCTCCGACGGCTCGGCTGATTTGTCTTTTGTGGAGCGGGTGGCCCAGGAAACAGCGGCGCACATGCGCGGCTATACCGTCATAGCCGAAAAGTCCACCGTGCCGGTGGAAACCGGCGAATGGGTGATAAAAACCGTCTCCCGTTTTGCGCCCAAAGGCGTGGAGTTTGACATAGTCTCCAACCCGGAATTTTTAAGCGAGGGTCGCGCGGTTGAGGATTTCATGAAGCCGGACCGGGTGGTGGTGGGCGTGTCCTCGCCCCGCGCGGCGGAGGTTATGAAGGCGGTCTACGCCCCCTTCAAATGCCCGGTGCTTATAACCGATGTCAAAAGCGCGGAGCTTATCAAGCATGCTTCCAATTCGCTGCTGGCGGCGAAAATTTCGTTCATAAACTCCGTCGCCAATGTCTGCGAGCGCACCGGCGCCAATGTGGAGGATGTGGCCCGCGGCATGGGCATGGACAGGCGCATCGGCCCGCATTTTCTGCGCGCGGGCATTGGGTTCGGCGGCTTCTGCTTCCCGAAGGATCTGGAGGCCTTTTACTGGATAAGCAAACAAAAGGGCTATGATTTCGAGCTGCTGCGCGCCGTAAAAGACGTAAACGAAGATCAGAAGCTCTGGCCCGTGCGCCGCGCGGAGGAGGAGCTTTGGAACCTGGGCGGCAAAACCGTCGCGCTGCTGGGGCTGGCCTTCAAGCCGGACACCGACGACATGCGTTTTGCCCCCAGCATTGACATTATCCGCGCATTGCACGAGCGGGGCGCCAAAGTCCGGGCCTGCGACCCGGTGGCGCAGGCCAATGCCGCCAAAGTTATCAAAGGCGTCAAATTCTGCAAGGACGCCTATGACTGCGCCCGCGGCGCGGACTGCCTGATGGTGATAACCGAATGGGCGCAATTCCGGGAGCTTGACCTTAAAAAGCTCCGCGCCGCGCTGCGTCATCCGGTGGTCATAGACGGCAGGAATATATTTGACCCGGACAAAATGCGCGCGCTGGGTTTCGTGTGCCGCTCAGTGGGAAGGAAATAG
- a CDS encoding UDP-glucuronic acid decarboxylase family protein, whose amino-acid sequence MRILVTGAAGFLGSHLCGHLLKKGHSVIGMDNFITGSVGNIEQFMGGPDFLFIKHDVTNYIHVPGKLDAILHFASPASPEDYMRYPIPTLKVGALGTHKALGLAKEKGAVFMLASTSEIYGDPLVNPQPESYWGNVNPIGPRGVYDEAKRFAEAMSVAYHRYHGVQVRIARIFNTFGPRMRLDDGRAVPNFITQALKNKPLTVYGDGGQTRSLCYVSDLVEGLYKLLLLPLNTPVNLGNPRETTMLELARTVKRLSGSSSKIVFRPLPDDDPKVRCPDVTLAQKALGWKTKVPLEAGLESTIAHFREKLKLPRPARKKNESR is encoded by the coding sequence ATGCGGATTCTGGTTACCGGCGCGGCGGGCTTTCTGGGCAGCCATCTGTGCGGGCATCTGCTCAAAAAAGGCCATTCAGTAATCGGGATGGATAATTTCATCACCGGCTCGGTCGGGAACATTGAACAGTTCATGGGCGGGCCGGATTTCCTTTTCATCAAGCATGACGTCACAAACTACATACATGTTCCGGGCAAACTGGACGCGATTTTGCATTTCGCCAGTCCCGCCAGCCCGGAGGATTACATGCGCTATCCCATCCCCACCCTGAAAGTGGGCGCGCTGGGAACGCACAAGGCGCTGGGGCTTGCCAAAGAAAAAGGCGCGGTGTTCATGCTGGCCTCCACTTCCGAGATTTACGGCGACCCGTTGGTGAACCCGCAGCCGGAAAGCTACTGGGGCAATGTGAACCCCATCGGCCCGCGCGGCGTCTACGACGAGGCCAAACGTTTCGCGGAGGCCATGTCGGTCGCCTATCACCGCTATCACGGCGTGCAGGTGCGCATAGCGCGCATATTCAACACCTTCGGCCCCAGAATGCGGCTGGACGACGGGCGCGCCGTCCCCAACTTCATCACCCAGGCGCTTAAAAACAAGCCGCTTACCGTTTACGGCGACGGCGGCCAGACCCGCAGCCTCTGCTATGTCAGCGATCTGGTGGAAGGGCTTTATAAACTGCTGCTGTTGCCGCTGAACACGCCGGTCAACCTGGGCAACCCGCGGGAGACGACAATGCTGGAGTTGGCCCGCACCGTCAAACGGCTGTCCGGCAGCAGCTCTAAAATAGTTTTCCGGCCCCTGCCGGACGACGACCCGAAAGTGCGCTGCCCGGATGTAACCCTGGCGCAAAAGGCTCTCGGCTGGAAGACCAAAGTGCCGCTTGAGGCCGGGCTTGAAAGCACCATAGCCCATTTCCGCGAAAAACTGAAACTTCCCCGTCCCGCCCGGAAAAAAAATGAGAGTCGCTGA
- a CDS encoding thiamine pyrophosphate-binding protein gives MRVADFVAGKLVERGVERVFMIVGGGAMHLNDALGKCKGIAPVFFHNEQGCAIAAEGYSRMTGRLGVVNVTTGPGGLNTLTGVMGQWTDSVPVLYISGQVKFETTIHYRPEVPVRQIGDQEVDIIKVVGPVTKFAVSVTNPQDIGYYLDKAINIAVTGRPGPVWVDIPMNVQGAQIDENSLRRYDPAEDKFIFDEAAARSAIAKTAELLKNAKRPVVVGGNGVRAAHARDKYLALVKRLGAPVCCTFNAADMVPNAHPLFAGRIGTVGDRAGNFALQNADVALFIGTRNNIRQVSYGWKTFARHAHKIVVDADAAELQKHTLTPDTAVHCDAGFFIDALAGTFGDTVLPDWKEWVDWCAERKRKYPVVLPEYRRSEKINPYVFIEELTRQTSAGHAIVTGDGTACVAPFQAADIKEGQRVFWNSGCATMGYDLPAAIGACIASGGKDTVCLAGDGSVMMNVQEMQTIAYYRLPVKIFILNNNGYVSIKQTQAGFFGMPYVGCGPESGVGFPDFQKLAAGFGIPALEIAQPARLAEGIKAALAAPGPVLCEVKLAEDYIFSPKLSSERKPDGRMVSKPIEDMYPFLDRGEFQKNMLVPLWPEE, from the coding sequence ATGAGAGTCGCTGATTTCGTCGCCGGAAAACTGGTAGAGCGCGGCGTTGAGCGCGTTTTTATGATAGTCGGCGGCGGCGCGATGCACTTAAACGACGCCCTCGGCAAATGCAAGGGGATTGCGCCGGTGTTTTTCCATAACGAGCAGGGCTGCGCCATCGCCGCCGAAGGCTACAGCCGCATGACAGGCAGGCTGGGCGTGGTCAATGTCACCACCGGCCCAGGCGGGCTGAACACGCTTACCGGCGTCATGGGCCAGTGGACGGATTCCGTGCCGGTCCTCTATATCTCCGGCCAGGTGAAGTTTGAGACCACCATTCATTACCGCCCGGAAGTCCCCGTCCGCCAGATAGGCGACCAGGAAGTCGACATTATAAAGGTAGTCGGGCCCGTCACCAAATTCGCGGTCAGCGTCACCAACCCGCAGGACATAGGCTATTATCTGGACAAGGCGATAAACATCGCCGTTACCGGCCGCCCCGGCCCGGTATGGGTTGATATTCCCATGAATGTGCAGGGCGCGCAGATAGACGAAAATTCTCTCCGCCGCTATGACCCAGCCGAGGATAAATTCATTTTTGACGAAGCCGCCGCCCGCTCCGCCATAGCGAAAACGGCTGAATTGCTTAAGAACGCGAAACGCCCCGTGGTTGTCGGCGGCAACGGCGTGCGCGCGGCCCATGCGCGGGACAAATACCTTGCGCTGGTCAAACGGCTGGGCGCGCCGGTGTGCTGCACTTTCAACGCGGCGGATATGGTGCCCAACGCGCACCCGCTTTTCGCCGGGCGGATAGGCACGGTGGGCGACCGGGCCGGAAATTTCGCGCTGCAAAACGCGGATGTCGCCTTGTTCATCGGCACGCGCAACAACATAAGGCAGGTAAGCTACGGCTGGAAAACCTTCGCCCGCCACGCGCATAAAATAGTCGTGGACGCGGACGCGGCGGAGCTGCAAAAGCACACCCTGACGCCCGACACCGCCGTCCATTGCGACGCGGGATTCTTCATTGACGCGCTTGCCGGAACGTTTGGGGACACCGTCCTGCCGGACTGGAAGGAATGGGTGGATTGGTGCGCGGAGCGCAAGCGAAAATATCCCGTCGTCCTGCCGGAATACCGCCGTTCCGAAAAAATCAACCCTTACGTTTTCATAGAGGAACTAACAAGGCAGACTTCCGCCGGACATGCCATCGTTACGGGCGACGGCACCGCCTGCGTGGCGCCGTTTCAGGCGGCGGACATAAAAGAAGGCCAGCGCGTTTTCTGGAATTCCGGCTGCGCCACAATGGGGTATGATTTGCCCGCCGCCATAGGCGCCTGCATCGCCTCCGGCGGAAAAGACACGGTTTGCCTCGCCGGCGACGGCAGCGTGATGATGAACGTGCAGGAAATGCAGACAATCGCCTATTACAGGCTGCCGGTGAAGATATTCATTCTCAACAACAACGGTTATGTCTCCATAAAACAGACGCAGGCCGGATTTTTCGGAATGCCGTATGTCGGCTGCGGGCCGGAATCCGGCGTCGGATTTCCTGATTTTCAGAAGCTGGCGGCGGGGTTCGGCATCCCCGCGCTGGAAATAGCGCAGCCCGCCCGGCTGGCGGAGGGCATCAAAGCCGCGCTTGCGGCGCCGGGCCCGGTCCTGTGCGAGGTGAAACTGGCGGAGGATTATATTTTCTCGCCCAAGCTTTCATCGGAGCGCAAGCCGGACGGGCGCATGGTCTCAAAACCGATAGAGGATATGTATCCGTTTCTTGACCGCGGCGAATTTCAGAAAAACATGCTTGTCCCGCTCTGGCCGGAGGAATGA